A portion of the Nitrospiria bacterium genome contains these proteins:
- the msrB gene encoding peptide-methionine (R)-S-oxide reductase MsrB — translation MNRRQFLSGIFFLITGAVIPRNGFGKSDVQEKIEKIHKTDDEWRKMLTPEQFYILREEGTERPFTSPLLEEKRKGRYVCAGCELELFTSDMKFDSGTGWPSFFRTIEGRVETQRDFKLLLPRTEYHCARCGGHQGHVFNDGPPPTGQRWCNNGLALDFIADKAEG, via the coding sequence ATGAATCGGCGCCAGTTCCTATCGGGAATATTTTTCTTGATCACCGGCGCCGTGATCCCCCGCAACGGGTTCGGGAAGAGTGACGTGCAGGAAAAAATCGAAAAGATTCATAAGACGGACGACGAATGGCGAAAAATGCTGACGCCGGAGCAGTTTTACATCCTGCGCGAAGAAGGCACGGAGCGGCCGTTCACAAGTCCCCTTCTTGAGGAAAAACGGAAAGGCCGCTATGTTTGCGCGGGCTGCGAACTGGAGCTGTTCACCTCCGATATGAAATTCGACAGCGGCACAGGCTGGCCGAGCTTCTTTAGGACCATCGAAGGTCGGGTTGAAACCCAACGCGATTTTAAATTGCTTCTGCCCCGCACGGAGTATCACTGCGCCCGCTGCGGCGGCCACCAGGGTCACGTGTTCAACGACGGTCCACCGCCCACAGGCCAGCGTTGGTGCAATAACGGTCTCGCCCTGGATTTTATTGCCGACAAGGCTGAGGGATAG